The DNA window CTGGGGCCGGCCGAGGACGACCTCGCCGGCGTGTGTGACCAGCGCACCCCGCGTGATCTCGTCGTCGAGATCGAGTGCGAGCGCACCCTCCTTGACCAGGTGCTTCAACAGCGTCGTGACGTTCCGGGAGTACATCTGGCTGGCATGCAGAGGGACGGTGCTGACGAGACTCACGGGACCCAGCACGCGGACCCCGCCGTGGACGACCTCCTCGCCGGCACGGGTCAGCTCGCAGTTGCCGCCACTCTCGGCCGCCAGGTCAACGATCACCGAGCCCGGCCGCATCGCCTCGACCATCGGGCGTGTGACCAGCCGCGGGGCCGGCCGCCCCGGTATCTGCGCCGTCGTGATCACGACGTCCGCGTCGCCGACGAGCTTCTGCAGATGCGCAGCCGCCTGCTGCTTCGCCTCCTCGCTCAGCTCCTTCGCGTACCCACCCGCGCCGACCGCCTCCTCCATCGCCATGCCGACCCACTGCGCGCCCAGCGACTCGACCTGCTCCTTCACCGCCGGCCGGATGTCGTAGCCCTGTACGACGGCCCCGAGCCGGCGCGCCGTCGCGATGGCCTGCAGCCCCGCGACGCCCGCACCGAGGACGAGCACGCGCGCCGGCGCGATCGTGCCGGCCGCGGTCATGAGCATGGGGAAGAACTTGCCGAGCGACGTCGCCCCGATCAGCGCCGCCTTGTAGCCGGCGACCGTGGCCTGGGAGGAGAGCGCGTCCATCGACTGCGCACGCGTGATCCGGGGGATCAGCTCCATCGAGAACGCCGTGATCTGCCGGGCCGACAGCGCCTCGACCAGGTCCTGGCGCTGCATCGGGTTCAGGAATCCCACCAGCGCCGCTCCCTCGCGCATGCCCTCGAGGTCGCTGCCCGGTCCGCCGAACGACGGAGCGCCGACCATCGCGACCAGGTCCGCTTCGCGGAGGACGGCCGCGCGATCGGCGCCCAGTTCCGCGCCCGCGTTCGTGTACTGTTCATCGGGGAAGCCGGCCTCGACGCCGGCGCCCGCTTCGACGACGACCGTCACCCCGTCCGCGGCCAGCTTCGCCACGCTCTCCGGCACCAGCGCAACGCGCCGCTCCGGACCGACTGCCTCCTTCAGCACACCGACCTTCATGAACGCTCCCGGGTTCTCAGATGGCGGTTGCACCCGCTGGTTCCGACTTCAGGGAGAACGTATTCGCACCCCCGTGTCCGGAGTGTCGGGCGAATGAGGAAACATCCGTGTCACCTGACGACGCGCAGGTGGGGATTCGGCCTACAGCGTGAATCCCTCCCGCGGTGCGACTATTCCACCCATTCCGCGATGAACACGTTGGTGTCGCCCTCCTGTGCGGCGCCGCGGTTCGAGGCGAACACGAGCAGGCTGCCGTCGGGGCTGAACATCGGGAACCCGTCGAACTCCGGGCTCTGCGTCACACGCTCCAGCCCGGTGCCGTCGAGGTTGATCAGGTACAGGTCGAAATCACGCCCCTGCGGGTCGTGCATGTTCGAGCTGAAGATGATCTGGCGCCCGTTCGGGTGCGGAAAGGGAGCGAAGTTCGCCGCGCCATTGTCCGTCAGCCGGCGCTTGTCGGTGCCGTCCGCGTTCATGATGTAGATGTCCAGGACGCCCGGCCGGATCAGGTCCGCCTCGAGCAGCGAGCGGTAGTCCGCAAGCTCCTCCTCCGATTCGGGGTGGCGCGCGCGGAAAACGATCTGCGAGCCGTCGGCGGTGAAGAACGCGCCGCCGTCGTAACCCGGGGAGTCCGTCAGTCGCGTGACGTTGGCGCCGTCCGGATCCATGGTGTAGACCTCGAGGTCGCCGTCGCGGTCCGACGTGAAGACGATCCTGGAGCCGTCGGGCGAGATGGTGGCCTCGGCATCGTAGCCGGGCTCGTGCGTGATCTGCGTCAGGCCGGAGCCATCCGCATTGGCCACGAAGACGTCGTAGGGGAACAGTCCCCACACGTACCCGCGGCTGCGGTCCGGCGGCGCCGGGCACGCGGCATCGACGTGGTGCGTGGAGCTGTAGACGATGCGGTCGCCGGACGGGAAGAAGTAGGCGCACGTGGTGCGACCCTCGCCGGTGGAGACCCGCCGGATGTCCGTGCCGTCCAGGTCCATCGTGAAGATCTGGTCGCACGGCGCAACGCCCTCGCGCGTCATCTGGAAGATCAGGCGCTGGCCGTCCGCCGAGAAGTACGCTTCCGCGTTCTCTCCGCCAAAGGTGAGCTGGCGGAGATTGCGCAGGCGCGGCTCGTCGGGGGAATCGGGATAGCTGGTAGCACCCTGGCTCTCGATCTCGAGCGCCGGCGCGTTTTCCTGTCGCCCTCCGCAGCTGACAGCGAGCAGCGCAAGCAGTGCGGTGGCTGTATTTCGCATGTTCATGTCGGTAGAATAGGAGTATACCATGCCGCGCGTCCACCCGAGGAGGATCTGATGCAGGTTTACGCCCGCCACGGGGCGGGACTCGCCCTGATTACCGCTCTGCCGCTGGTGTTCTCGCTGCCGCTTTCCGCACAGCAGTGCCCGGATCCGGCAGTGCTTGCGGCGGACGTGCCGCCCATCCTCGCACCCGTGCGCGTGCTCGCGGACGACGCGCTGCAGGGGCGCATGGCAGGGTCCGAAGGGGAACGCTGCGCGGGTGATTACATCGCCGCGCGCTTCCAGGACCTGGGGCTGGAACCGGCAGGCGTCGACGGCTACTTCCAGGAGGTGCCGCTCGCATCCGTGCTGAACCCGCACGCGCCCGGCGGCACCGGCCGCAACGTCGTCGCGCTGCTGCCTGGCAGCGATCCCTCACTTCGCGACCAGTACGTCATCGTCGGCGCCCATTACGACCACCTCGGAAGCGGCGGCATGAACTCGCTGGCGCCGGGAGTGGAGGACGTCCACAACGGCGCGGACGACAACGCGTCGGGCGTTGCCGCGCTGCTGGACGTCGCCACGCGGCTCACGAGGGAGCCGCCCGCCCGCTCCGTGCTGTTCCTCGCGTTCACGGGCGAGGAGTCGGGGCTGCTCGGGTCGGCGTTCTGGACCGGGCACGCGACCAGGCCCCTCGAGGACGCCGTGGCGATGCTGAACATGGACATGGTCGGCCGGCTCGAGGACGGTCCGCTCATCGTGTACGGCACGGGCACGGCCAGGGAATGGGAGCCGCTGCTCGATGAGCTGGGACGTGCACTGGACGTGGAGATGAGCTACCAGCCCGAGGGGTACGGGCCGAGCGATCACACCTCGTTCTATACGCGCGATGTGCCCGTGCTGCACTTCTTCACCAACACGCACGAGGACTACCACCGCCCGTCCGACGACTGGGAAAAGATCGATGTCGCGGGGCTGCAGACGGTGAGCACGCTGGTCGCCCGGACCGCGCGCCGCATCGCCGATGCTCCGCAGCGCCTGGCGCTCGTGCGGGGCGTCGGCCAGCCGCAGCAGCAGGCGGACAGCCGCGGCTTCGGCGCCTGGCTCGGAACGGTGCCCGACTACGCTGCGGTCGAGCGCGGTGTGCGGATCGGTGGTGTCACCCCCGGCTCGCCGGGCGAGGCCGCGGGCATGAAGGCCGGCGACATCCTCATTGGCATGGGGGGTCGGGAGATCGCCGACCTGCAGGGCATGACGGATGTGCTGCGGAGCCACAAGCCGGGCGAAACGGTCGAGCTGGTCGTCCTGCGCGACGGCACGGAGCTCCGACTGCAGGCGACGCTCGGCAGCAGGAGCGACCGCGGCAGCTGACGCGACATGTTCGGCGGACACGATCCGGCCGGCCGCGGCATCCGTGGCCGGCCGTTTTCTTCAGTGCGCGGTCCTGGCCCAGGCTGCCGCGCCGATCGCGCCGGCATCGCCGGCGAGCGCCGCACGCTCGACCCGCACCGCAGCCGCCGACACGGGCAGCGCCTGCAGCGACAGCCGCTGCCGGCACTCCTCCAGCAGCTGCGGCAGCGCCTCGATCACGCCGCCACCCAGGATGATCACTTCCGGATTGAGCGCATTCGTGATCGAGCCGAGACCGGCGACCAGGGCATCCTCGATCTCGCGAACCAGCGTACGCGCCAGCGGGTCCCCCGCTTTCATCGCCTTCGCCAGGGCGGTTGCCGTGATGGCAGATGCGTCGCCGCCCGCAGCGTCGATGAGTGCACGACCGGCCAGCGGCCGCGCGACCACCGCATCGAACGACCGCCGCGCAATCGCCCAGCCACCGGCGTACGCCTCCAGGCAGCCGCGTCCTCCGCAGCGACACCCCGGCCCGTGCAGCGATACCACTGTATGCCCCAGCTCCCCCGCCGCCCCTGACTTC is part of the Longimicrobiales bacterium genome and encodes:
- a CDS encoding Re/Si-specific NAD(P)(+) transhydrogenase subunit alpha; amino-acid sequence: MKVGVLKEAVGPERRVALVPESVAKLAADGVTVVVEAGAGVEAGFPDEQYTNAGAELGADRAAVLREADLVAMVGAPSFGGPGSDLEGMREGAALVGFLNPMQRQDLVEALSARQITAFSMELIPRITRAQSMDALSSQATVAGYKAALIGATSLGKFFPMLMTAAGTIAPARVLVLGAGVAGLQAIATARRLGAVVQGYDIRPAVKEQVESLGAQWVGMAMEEAVGAGGYAKELSEEAKQQAAAHLQKLVGDADVVITTAQIPGRPAPRLVTRPMVEAMRPGSVIVDLAAESGGNCELTRAGEEVVHGGVRVLGPVSLVSTVPLHASQMYSRNVTTLLKHLVKEGALALDLDDEITRGALVTHAGEVVLGRPQPQEAARG
- a CDS encoding M28 family peptidase, with product MQVYARHGAGLALITALPLVFSLPLSAQQCPDPAVLAADVPPILAPVRVLADDALQGRMAGSEGERCAGDYIAARFQDLGLEPAGVDGYFQEVPLASVLNPHAPGGTGRNVVALLPGSDPSLRDQYVIVGAHYDHLGSGGMNSLAPGVEDVHNGADDNASGVAALLDVATRLTREPPARSVLFLAFTGEESGLLGSAFWTGHATRPLEDAVAMLNMDMVGRLEDGPLIVYGTGTAREWEPLLDELGRALDVEMSYQPEGYGPSDHTSFYTRDVPVLHFFTNTHEDYHRPSDDWEKIDVAGLQTVSTLVARTARRIADAPQRLALVRGVGQPQQQADSRGFGAWLGTVPDYAAVERGVRIGGVTPGSPGEAAGMKAGDILIGMGGREIADLQGMTDVLRSHKPGETVELVVLRDGTELRLQATLGSRSDRGS
- a CDS encoding ROK family protein, with the translated sequence MKERQHTIGIDLGGTKVAGVLIDRSGHIVARERTSSLPERGADAVAETVALMVRALAAAAPSAVAGVGIGVAGQVDSANGTVQNAPNLRWHDYPLGDVVHDATGHRVAVLNDVQAATYGEWTYGAARGATEAICMFIGTGVGGGIISNGQLFRGKSGAAGELGHTVVSLHGPGCRCGGRGCLEAYAGGWAIARRSFDAVVARPLAGRALIDAAGGDASAITATALAKAMKAGDPLARTLVREIEDALVAGLGSITNALNPEVIILGGGVIEALPQLLEECRQRLSLQALPVSAAAVRVERAALAGDAGAIGAAAWARTAH